gccgcttcattcttccgccggtacacatgatccacctgataacctttaaagtgacctgcaacaatatccacctcatgacgatatgctgccattagtgggtccttggaatcccaagtgtcggacacttgttgagccaccagatccgagtcaccgaagcacttaactctgCTTAGGTTCAtatccttagccatccgaagaccatggagtaaagcctcatattcagctgcattgttagtgcaagggaacattaaacggagaacataacaaaacttaccacctcgtggggaagttaatacgactccggcccccgagccctccaattgcctggacccatcaaaatgaatagtccaataagtgtgatccggcttctcctctggcgcttgtaattctgtccaatcattgatgaaatccacaagtgcctgagatttgatcgccgttcggggtatgtatttcaacccgtgaggcccgagctcgatagcccacttagcaatccgaccagttgcttccctgttctggattatatcccccaaaggagcggagctaaccaccgtgatgggatgaccttggaaatactgcttaagcttccggcttgccatgaaaaccccatacaccaatttttgccaatgcgggtacctctgtttggactcaacaagtacctcactgatatagtaaaccggctgctgaaccggatattcctttcctgcctccttgcactccaccacgatagccacactaacagcccgagcattagctgccacatatagcaacaatggttctttgtccactggagcagcgagaatcgacggattagccagctgccgctttaagtcctcaaatgcttcattagcggcgtcactccagacgaagttatccgttttcttcagcatctgatataaagggacggccttctcgccaaggcgactgacaaaccggctcaacgcggcaatccggcctaccaggcgttgaacatcattgatacacttcggtttagccaaggaggtgatgacTTTGATCTTTTCCatattagcttcaatgcccctgttagacaccaaaaagcccaagagcttgcctacaggtacaccaaagacacacttggccggattaagcatcattttataaacccgcagattatcaaaggtttccttcaagtcatcaatcaatgtctccttctttcttgattttaccacaatatcatccacataggcgtgaacattgcggccgatctgtttatgcagacaattctgcacacatcgttgataagtcgcctgggcactcttgagcccaaagggcatggacacatagcagaaggctccaaagggagttatgaaggttgtcttctcctggtccttaactgccattttgatctgatgataactagaatatgcatccaaaaagcttaaacgctcgcaacccgccgtagcatcaataatttgatcaatacggggaagggtaaaaggatctgctggacaagctttattgaggtttatgtaatccacacacatacgccaagtgccattcttcttgaggaccagcaccggattagccaaccactcaggatggaatacttcaaggataaatccagccgccaagagcctggctacttcttctccaatagctttgcgcctttcttcattaaaccggcggagaaactgcttgaccggtttatacttgggatcaacattgagagtgtgctcagcgagttctctcggtacacctggcatgtcagaaggcttccatgcaaagatgtcccaattctcatggatgaactcgatgagcgtgctttcctatttcgaatccaagttagcgctgatgctaactgcttggacgaatcgccaggcacgaagtcaacaagcttagtctcatcagccgatttaaacttcagggccggatcatgctttgtagttggtttcttcaacgaagtcatatctgtcggatcaacattgtccttgtaaaacttcaactcttctgttgcacaaaccgactcagcataagccgcatcaccttcttcacactccaaagcaatcttgcggctcccatgcacggttatagttcccttgtgacccggcatcttgagctgcagatagacataacaaggtcgtgccataaacttagcataagctggctgtccaaatagggcatgatacgggctgctgattttcaccacttcaaaggtcaaggtttctgatctcgagtcatgctcatctccaaaagccacctccagagctatcttaccaacaggatatgccgacttaccaggcaccacaccatggaacaccgtattggacggtttaagatttttatctgttaaccccatgcgacggaaagtttcataataaaggatattgatactactccctccatccatgagtaccttagtgaacttataacctcccacctgaggtatcaccaccagagccagatgacccggattgtcaacccggggtggatgatcttctctactccacacaatcggctgctcggaccaacgcaaataacggggcatcgccggttcaacggcattcaccgcccttttatgaagcttctgatcgcgcttgtccaagctagtggtgaagacatgatactgtccgctattcaactgcttcgggttgctctggtaacccgactgctgctgctgattgccctgatgattatagccaccttggttaccctgattactttgattgttatgtccaccctgattaccgtggaagcctgaaccggaatttccaccgccataacccggcccatgagagttggggcccgaaccgcctcctggtccatgatcataccggaaagaatcagaatttttgaactcttgcatgatgtaacaatctttccagaggtgcgtggacgggtcctccttcgtcccatgctttggacagggctggttcaacagataagacaaacggtccggattaggacttggccttccaccgcgctggggcggtttacccttatgccgctggcccttgtcatgtgtattagtgttagccacaaagtctaaaccgtggtccgccttacgcttgccgccgtttccatgacccgccgggttgtggtgctgccccttggcgttgccgctcttctttcccttccctgtcttatcatcgtcagactcgggatccttggtactatcagagtcggcatacttcaccagtgcagccatgagggttcccatgtcattacaatgacgtttgagccgtcccaacttcaacttcaggggttcgaaccggcaattgccttccaatgttaaaactgcggtgtcagcgttgatgcggtccgatgaatgcaaaatctccgaaacccggcgcacccaatgggttgttgactctccttcctcctggacacaggcagctaagtccacaattgacatggctgcttgcatgtatccttgaaattctgaataaaccgggctctcaactcggcccatgacttgatagaattagccggtaagctctttaaccaagtgcgggctgtcccttctagcatcatggtgaagtatttcgcacatgccgcatcatccacatccagcatctccatggccatctcatagctttcgacctatgtttcaggggataaatcggcggtgtaattcggcaccttgcgcgggcccttaaaatccttgggcaggcgcacattgcgcaacgctgggacaagacatggcactcccaaagaactagaggtaactcctagttccaccgatgtggttggacgaaccgtagtaagctgacgggcttcatgttgcgccgctaactcggcctctctgcgtgctcgagcccggtccaccacctcctgagcatcaccagcaccacccgccgggttattgccacggggcggatcacggatccgcgcattgcttgacactgctggttcatccatacgcctgttGTAACTCCGACTTGGACgaggagtggaatgaatccgatcgcgactatatgaataagcctcctgttgaaccaaggttgtctgaagaagctccttaaaccgacgcgtctcgaccgccgctggagaatcgccttcgctCGGGATGGCCGCCaaccgtgaagcggcagcgacaatgttgtccatcgggttagagtaatgacccggcggcgtggggacatgcggtgttacaatgttgttctgacgaggcggatccgccaaacgtgactgaaccggcgcccctgctccaggtgcctccgcccggtttaccaccggcggattactggtccctgcacATGGGGTGTTAAAGatatttctagcgtcataaaccggcggcaggcgagatcggtgcctcctcttcaggacttcgttcgacgcactctgatccagcataatccggtaagcttgtgcgtccaaagcggcccgctccgcggctatcctggtatcctcagctgctaagtcggctttggcctgggtgatctggtCTTTCACTTTCGCAATTttcgcattgtgtgcatcctaatCCACCAGGtcaacctccgccatcagcgttgccaacgcgtcaaataaatcagatagaacctgagctggcggtcgcacagggcctcctgccccggccgctgccgctgctaccgatccggaaatcatcgcccctgcggtcgaagagtggagcgccggttgcgtgccggccatgaagatcgcaacccggtttggcagatcaaaggggtccggattactgtcgccatcggaatagcccccaatccggccatcttgtaactgatataatgactcggtctctccggccgatgactcgtcgccggaataaacgacggtctcaccaccagattccgatctatcctcggATTCCCCtacatggataactcccacgaaggcacgcttcatgacaggcttgacacgagcagatctcgcacgctgagccgtttcgacgaggtcggtgcagatgtccggctcagggcccggttcgctgatcttgccaatgaaaacgtgtaggccaccaaaggggacccggtacctgtactcgattgagccggcctcggggccccagcctgcatcgtcgatgtagagcttgccgcgacgactcttggtcatccggcccacagcataacccttgagtccttcgaagttgccctccaagaacttgaaaccatcatgcgatagccccacggtgggcgccaactgtcgtggttttgtcatggcatatgtcctagagaaaggacttagtcgtggagccatcgctacgggttagcttaaaggggttaaagcagacaagggacgcaagagagttttatactagttcggacccttacgatgaaggtaaaagcctacgtctagttgtgatggaattgatggggttttgatgaccagggagcgaatacgctttgcctgagtctcgagttgttgtctgttctccttgaaccgccgccgggtcgtccccttatatacatgggttgacgcccgtcggtttacagaatcccgaggccggctcataatcgtgtccggctcggtctctgctacttctatcttacaacacaagtttacatatcaacgcagtttatgtctacaggccttaaactggctttgggccctgggctttcataaagcgtcaccgtctgtcttcatggacttcagatacagatgaactacttatgtggttaacccggcctctcctggccggtttacgcccagtggtaatatccccaacagctGGCGATGGGTTTTGCTAGATGTGATGGATAAAGGAGGCTCTGTATACCATGTGAAGAAGCGGAGAACGTTGTACCTCTCTCGAGGCGACGGTTTCTTGTTAATATAGGCAAGGGCGTATCCCTGATAAGCATACAATGCAGTTGGGATTACATCTTGGAGATCGAGGAAGAAAGAGATAAGATAGAGATGAAAAGATTACAACCATATACCCTAACAACCTCAATCTATCTAGACCGGTTGAGTCAAACCGGTGCACCCCTATGAACCTGATTAACATGTCGTTTAACAATAAGATTGCACCAGCCGGGAAACTCTAATTCGTTTTATGTCAGTTTGGTTTCTTATTCACGTCATTAACTGTTGAACCAACTTGGCTGATAATGAGTGCCATTTGGAGCCTAATTGTTTTACTGCTACTGAGTACAGTACAATAGAGTGGCGAAATTACCACACGACTTCGTGTGAAGTGCCATTTGGGCTGTTGTGAAACGCTACTATCACACGACTTTCCCCTACTGTCGGTACTTCCCTTTCCCTTGCCTAGCTGGCCGGATTGGGGTCAACGGTCAGCGGAGGTTTCTAAGCTccccatcttcttcttcttcctcccgcgtATCGATTTCTTCCTCCGTTGTGATCGAGTTGCTGCTTATGCCCGCGGAGGTCTCCAGGCTCTCTTCCGGTGCGGTGGCCTTCGGGCCCTCATATACGCTCTCCGCTCAAGCGTTCTTGCAGTTAGGTGCCAATAAGATGGCGACTGCGAGAGCTCGACCCACCATGGCCATGGCCATCGTCCTCCTCGCCACGCTCTCGGCCTCCCACACCGCGTCATGCCTGGTCCAGCCGCACGATGTCGTCGGCTGCCAGCCCAGCGGCTACCTCCCGGGCAGGTCCGACAACTGCGAGACGAGCAACAGCCCGGACTGCTGCGTCGATGGCAAGCAGTACCTGTAGTTCCTCTGCTCGCTGCCCGTCTCCGCCGCCACGTGGGCCGTCCTCACAGTCAACGGCTTCAGCAAGGGAAGGGAGGGCGGCCTCCCGTCCAAGTGCGACGGCGCGTACCACGACGACTCGGAGATGGTCGTCGCGCTCTCCACCGGCTGGTTCAGCGGCATGTCCCACTACGGCCGCAGCATCAAGATCACCGCGAAGGGTGGC
The sequence above is a segment of the Aegilops tauschii subsp. strangulata cultivar AL8/78 chromosome 6, Aet v6.0, whole genome shotgun sequence genome. Coding sequences within it:
- the LOC109744191 gene encoding ripening-related protein grip22-like, with the protein product MAMAIVLLATLSASHTASCLFLCSLPVSAATWAVLTVNGFSKGREGGLPSKCDGAYHDDSEMVVALSTGWFSGMSHYGRSIKITAKGGSSVYAKVVDECDSVHGCDAEHNYEEPCAYNVVDASPAVWDALGLDQNIGLQDVTWSDE